The Micromonospora sp. M71_S20 genome has a window encoding:
- a CDS encoding TIGR04076 family protein: MSAEEPVTDLYDLRVVVERIEGRSVCGLQPGDHIDLTESNRLRIPTGKHFCLYALAACLPLLPAKQRPLPPGDWLARDCHVACPDPDERVILRIERTGRRQIPTGELT; this comes from the coding sequence ATGAGCGCCGAGGAACCGGTCACCGACCTGTACGACCTGCGGGTCGTGGTGGAACGGATCGAGGGCCGCTCCGTCTGCGGCCTCCAGCCGGGGGACCACATCGACCTGACCGAGTCGAACCGGCTCCGCATCCCGACGGGCAAGCACTTCTGCCTCTACGCCCTCGCCGCGTGCCTGCCGCTGCTGCCGGCCAAGCAGCGCCCGTTGCCGCCGGGGGACTGGCTGGCCCGGGACTGCCACGTGGCCTGCCCCGATCCCGACGAGCGGGTCATCCTGCGCATCGAGCGGACCGGCCGGCGCCAGATCCCGACTGGAGAACTGACGTGA
- a CDS encoding glycosyl hydrolase family 28-related protein, which translates to MPLSRYSPPGPSSRRRPRAAVAATVALATALGVLAGAPGPATATPPAGTGPVVTRAGLDPRLVAGRGADVDFVEQEAENATTNGEVIGPDRTAYTLPAEASGRSAVRLTPGRYVEFVLPRAANAITVRYSIPDAPRGGGITAPLDVAVNDRRVRTMTLTSQYAWLYNQYPFSNDPTAGLLHPDWWITECSCVPAATTPYPSIPTPFRPSHFYDEQRLLLGRTYRAGDRIRLTAPAGSNAAWTVIDLLDSELVGPPRVRLRAANVLAFGADPTGRRDSADALDRAIAFARRADVPVYLPPGTYQVNRHIIVDDVTIEGAGNWYTIVKGREVALPTPAPDGSVHTGVGFYGRSAADGGSRDVHLSGFAIEGDVRERIDTDQVNAIGGAMSDSTIDGLHLRHTKVGIWFDGPMTNVRVTDTIIVDQIADGLNFHTGVTDSLVTHTFVRNTGDDGLAMWSEKVGNARNRFDHNTVQSPVLANGIALYGGTDLTVSHNLVADPVREGSAIQVGSRFGAEPFTGRLLITGNTTARAGTYELNWKIGLGAIWFYALDRDIDATVDVIGDSYLDNTYNAIMLVSDWPVKDLHSITGVRFQDIRVDGTGTSVLSARAAGSASLRNVDARNVGAVGVNNCGSFNFPATGSEFALTDLGGNDGGWLAPWQLPNTITCDDRPPVVPPPPPSAW; encoded by the coding sequence ATGCCCCTGAGCAGATACTCGCCGCCCGGACCGTCGTCGCGGCGGCGGCCCCGGGCGGCGGTCGCCGCCACCGTCGCGCTCGCCACCGCCCTCGGCGTCCTGGCCGGCGCGCCCGGCCCGGCCACCGCCACCCCACCCGCCGGCACCGGGCCGGTCGTGACCAGGGCCGGCCTCGACCCGCGCCTGGTCGCGGGACGCGGCGCCGACGTCGACTTCGTCGAGCAGGAGGCGGAGAACGCCACCACGAACGGCGAGGTCATCGGCCCCGACCGCACCGCCTACACGCTGCCGGCCGAGGCCTCCGGGCGCAGCGCGGTCCGGCTGACCCCTGGCCGGTACGTCGAGTTCGTCCTGCCCCGCGCCGCCAACGCGATCACCGTGCGCTACAGCATCCCCGACGCCCCGCGGGGCGGCGGCATCACCGCCCCGCTGGACGTGGCGGTCAACGACCGGCGGGTCCGGACGATGACCCTCACCTCGCAGTACGCCTGGCTCTACAACCAGTACCCGTTCTCCAACGACCCGACCGCCGGGCTGCTGCACCCGGACTGGTGGATCACCGAGTGCTCGTGCGTGCCGGCGGCCACCACGCCGTACCCGAGCATCCCCACGCCGTTCCGCCCCAGCCACTTCTACGACGAGCAGCGGCTGCTGCTCGGCCGGACGTACCGGGCGGGCGACCGGATCCGGCTCACCGCCCCGGCGGGCAGCAACGCGGCGTGGACGGTGATCGACCTGCTCGACTCCGAACTCGTCGGTCCCCCGCGCGTCCGGCTGCGCGCCGCGAACGTCCTGGCCTTCGGCGCCGATCCGACCGGCCGCCGCGACTCCGCCGACGCCCTGGACCGGGCCATCGCCTTCGCCCGACGGGCGGACGTGCCGGTCTACCTGCCGCCCGGCACGTACCAGGTCAACCGGCACATCATCGTCGACGACGTGACGATCGAGGGCGCCGGCAACTGGTACACGATCGTCAAGGGGCGCGAGGTCGCGCTGCCCACGCCCGCGCCGGACGGCTCGGTGCACACCGGCGTCGGCTTCTACGGCCGCAGCGCCGCCGACGGCGGCAGCCGCGACGTGCACCTCTCCGGCTTCGCCATCGAGGGCGACGTGCGCGAGCGCATCGACACCGACCAGGTCAACGCGATCGGCGGCGCGATGAGCGACTCCACCATCGACGGGCTGCACCTGCGCCACACGAAGGTGGGCATCTGGTTCGACGGGCCGATGACCAACGTGCGGGTCACCGACACGATCATCGTGGACCAGATCGCGGACGGGCTCAACTTCCACACCGGCGTCACCGACTCGCTGGTCACCCACACCTTCGTCCGCAACACCGGCGACGACGGGCTCGCCATGTGGTCGGAGAAGGTCGGCAACGCCCGCAACCGGTTCGACCACAACACCGTGCAGTCGCCGGTGCTGGCCAACGGCATCGCCCTCTACGGCGGCACCGACCTCACCGTGTCGCACAACCTGGTCGCCGATCCGGTGCGCGAGGGCAGCGCGATCCAGGTAGGGTCCCGCTTCGGCGCGGAGCCCTTCACCGGGCGGCTGCTGATCACCGGCAACACCACCGCCCGCGCCGGCACGTACGAGCTGAACTGGAAGATCGGGCTGGGGGCCATCTGGTTCTACGCCCTCGACCGGGACATCGACGCGACCGTCGACGTGATCGGGGACAGCTACCTCGACAACACGTACAACGCCATCATGCTGGTCAGCGACTGGCCGGTGAAGGACCTCCACTCGATCACCGGCGTCCGGTTCCAGGACATCCGGGTCGACGGCACGGGCACCTCCGTGCTGAGCGCCCGCGCGGCGGGCTCGGCCTCGTTGCGCAACGTCGACGCCCGCAACGTCGGCGCCGTCGGCGTCAACAACTGCGGGTCGTTCAACTTCCCGGCGACCGGCTCGGAGTTCGCCCTCACCGATCTCGGCGGCAACGACGGCGGCTGGCTGGCCCCGTGGCAGTTGCCGAACACCATCACCTGCGACGACCGCCCGCCGGTCGTGCCGCCGCCGCCACCGTCGGCCTGGTGA
- a CDS encoding discoidin domain-containing protein, with translation MAVSRRRLIGSLAAGSALAAVAPTDLVAALRGTAYAASPPGDVVGKVSVGYQGWFSCPGDGAPIGGWWHWSRDRFQSPSPANTTIVSWPDMREYARGYTTAYPPLGNGQPAQLFSSYDEQTVDTHFRWMREHGCDTAALQRFNPFGDEGPTRDAMTVKVRGAAERHGRKFYVMYDVTGWTAMQSQIKEDWLNRMSAHTASPAYARQNGRPVVCVWGFGFNDDGRPFAPAACLDVVNWFKAQGCYVIGGVPTYWRQGVNDSRPGFSEVYRAFHMLSPWMVGRTGTLDGLDWFHTNVNVPDLADCAAHGIDYQPCVMPGDLSAGHRRHGDFYWRHLYNMTRLGAQGLYVSMFDEFNEGNQIAKTSETQATTPAGAGIRALDEDGVACSADYYLRITADGCRMFKGQLALTPVRPTPPVVGGGPAPGGDLAAGRPTSASSRNGSFAAGNAVDADPNSYWESTNGAFPQWWQVDLGAAHAVTRIVLAVPAGWEARTQTLTVQGSTDGATFRTLAGPAGVRFDPATGNTATLTVPSATARHVRVTVTANTAWPAAQLARVGVYAATGTPTPPTPPGGLTVTGRTSTSVSLAWTASTDADGVTGYQVRRDGQTVASVPGTSATVGGLTPSTAYTFTVVAVDGGGTLSAPSSAVSVTTDPAPGTDLARGRPVTESSHVQNYGCANTVDGDADSYWESAGNAFPQWVRVDLGTVVEVGQVVLRLPPAAAWQRRTQTVAVEVSPDGAAWSTPVAPAGRVFDPATGNRVTLAVPATPGRYVRIRVTGNTGWPAAQLSQLEVYAA, from the coding sequence ATGGCGGTGTCGCGCCGGAGACTGATCGGATCACTCGCCGCGGGCTCGGCCCTCGCCGCTGTCGCGCCGACCGACCTGGTGGCGGCCCTGCGCGGCACCGCGTACGCGGCCAGCCCGCCGGGCGACGTCGTCGGCAAGGTCTCGGTCGGCTACCAGGGCTGGTTCAGCTGCCCCGGTGACGGCGCGCCCATCGGCGGCTGGTGGCACTGGAGCCGCGACCGGTTCCAGTCTCCCTCCCCGGCCAACACCACCATCGTCTCCTGGCCCGACATGCGGGAGTACGCCCGCGGCTACACCACCGCCTACCCGCCGCTCGGCAACGGCCAGCCGGCGCAGCTCTTCTCCTCCTACGACGAGCAGACTGTCGACACCCACTTCCGCTGGATGCGCGAGCACGGCTGCGACACCGCCGCCCTGCAACGGTTCAACCCGTTCGGCGACGAGGGGCCGACGCGCGACGCCATGACGGTCAAGGTCCGGGGCGCGGCCGAACGCCACGGCCGCAAGTTCTACGTCATGTACGACGTCACCGGCTGGACGGCGATGCAGTCCCAGATCAAGGAGGACTGGCTGAACCGGATGTCCGCGCACACCGCCTCCCCGGCGTACGCGCGGCAGAACGGCCGGCCGGTGGTCTGCGTCTGGGGCTTCGGCTTCAACGACGACGGCCGCCCCTTCGCCCCCGCCGCCTGCCTCGACGTCGTCAACTGGTTCAAGGCCCAGGGCTGCTACGTCATCGGCGGCGTGCCGACGTACTGGCGACAGGGCGTCAACGACTCCCGGCCGGGCTTCTCCGAGGTCTACCGTGCGTTCCACATGCTCTCGCCGTGGATGGTCGGGCGCACCGGCACCCTCGACGGGCTCGACTGGTTCCACACCAACGTCAACGTCCCCGACCTGGCCGACTGCGCCGCGCACGGCATCGACTACCAGCCCTGCGTGATGCCGGGCGACCTGTCGGCCGGGCACCGCCGCCACGGCGACTTCTACTGGCGGCACCTCTACAACATGACCCGGCTCGGCGCCCAGGGCCTCTACGTGTCGATGTTCGACGAGTTCAACGAGGGCAACCAGATCGCCAAGACCAGCGAGACGCAGGCGACCACCCCGGCGGGGGCGGGCATCCGCGCGCTGGACGAGGACGGCGTCGCCTGCTCCGCCGACTACTACCTGCGGATCACCGCCGACGGCTGCCGGATGTTCAAGGGCCAGCTCGCCCTGACCCCCGTACGGCCGACGCCGCCCGTCGTCGGCGGCGGCCCGGCGCCCGGGGGCGACCTGGCCGCCGGCCGGCCGACGTCGGCGAGCAGCCGGAACGGCTCGTTCGCCGCCGGCAACGCCGTCGACGCCGATCCGAACAGCTACTGGGAGTCCACCAACGGCGCCTTCCCGCAGTGGTGGCAGGTCGACCTCGGCGCGGCGCACGCGGTGACCCGGATCGTGCTGGCCGTGCCGGCCGGCTGGGAGGCGCGCACCCAGACGCTGACGGTGCAGGGCAGCACCGACGGCGCGACCTTCCGCACGCTCGCCGGGCCGGCCGGGGTCCGGTTCGACCCGGCCACCGGCAACACCGCGACCCTCACCGTGCCGTCGGCCACCGCCCGGCACGTGCGGGTGACCGTCACCGCCAACACCGCCTGGCCGGCGGCCCAACTCGCCCGCGTCGGGGTGTACGCGGCGACCGGGACGCCCACCCCGCCCACGCCGCCGGGCGGCCTCACCGTGACCGGCCGCACCTCGACAAGCGTGTCGCTGGCCTGGACGGCGTCGACCGACGCCGACGGCGTGACCGGCTACCAGGTGCGCCGCGACGGGCAGACCGTCGCGTCCGTCCCGGGCACCTCCGCCACCGTGGGCGGGCTGACGCCCAGCACCGCGTACACCTTCACCGTCGTCGCCGTGGACGGGGGCGGCACCCTGTCGGCGCCGTCCAGCGCGGTGTCGGTGACCACCGACCCGGCACCCGGGACCGACCTCGCTCGGGGCCGGCCGGTGACGGAGAGCAGCCACGTCCAGAACTACGGCTGCGCCAACACCGTCGACGGTGACGCCGACAGCTACTGGGAGAGCGCCGGCAACGCCTTCCCGCAGTGGGTGCGGGTCGACCTCGGCACGGTCGTCGAAGTCGGACAGGTCGTGCTCCGGCTCCCGCCCGCCGCCGCCTGGCAGCGACGCACCCAGACGGTCGCGGTCGAGGTGAGCCCGGACGGCGCCGCGTGGAGCACGCCCGTCGCGCCGGCCGGCCGGGTCTTCGATCCGGCCACCGGCAACCGGGTGACGCTCGCCGTCCCGGCGACGCCCGGCCGGTACGTGCGCATCCGCGTCACCGGCAACACCGGCTGGCCGGCGGCGCAGCTGTCCCAGCTTGAGGTGTACGCCGCATAG
- a CDS encoding DUF885 domain-containing protein, translating to MTTITEVADGYLDALAELDPEAAEAAGRTPGSHFADLSPDGFAARAELARRTATAAAGASADGTAQRALAGALTDRLASEVDLYDAGFTTRLLAPLATPVHLVRQVFDNLPRSSAEDWAVVAAHLRRVPAALGQYADTLRWSAQRGHLVARRQVLAVADQCTAWVTADDFYGRLVAAHPGGPLAGELAAGARSAAAATADFAAFLRTELAPRATDVDGVGRDLYAVTARSFLGASVDLDELYAYGWEELARTAAEQRAVAAELGHPNVARARAALDADPAGRVPVGPDLERWLRERTERLTDALDGPHFDIPAATRRVVCRISPAASGVMYYTPPDAGLTRPGGIWWSTPPGESTVPVWRHVGTLCHEGLPGHHLQHAITLTTAELHPWQRSLCQVHGYAEGWAHYAERLADELGLYAGPAERLGMLDGQMWRAARVVIDLGLHLDVPIPAGTGLTDARRWTPELAVDFLIRVAGLDPATARFEVDRYLGWPAQALAFKAGARLWQQARREVERREGAGFDRKRFHHRALRLGPMGLDPLRARLAELS from the coding sequence ATGACGACGATCACCGAGGTCGCCGACGGGTACCTCGACGCGCTCGCCGAGCTGGACCCGGAGGCCGCCGAGGCGGCGGGTCGTACCCCCGGATCGCACTTCGCGGACCTCTCCCCCGACGGCTTCGCCGCCCGCGCGGAGCTGGCCCGCCGCACCGCCACGGCGGCGGCCGGCGCCAGCGCCGACGGGACCGCGCAGCGGGCCCTCGCCGGCGCGCTGACCGACCGGCTGGCCAGCGAGGTCGACCTGTACGACGCGGGCTTCACCACCCGGCTGCTCGCCCCGCTGGCGACGCCGGTGCACCTGGTCCGGCAGGTCTTCGACAACCTGCCCCGCAGCAGCGCGGAGGACTGGGCGGTCGTCGCCGCGCACCTGCGCCGGGTGCCCGCGGCGCTCGGCCAGTACGCCGACACGCTGCGCTGGTCGGCACAGCGGGGACACCTGGTCGCCCGCCGGCAGGTGCTGGCGGTCGCCGACCAGTGCACCGCCTGGGTCACCGCCGACGACTTCTACGGCCGGCTGGTGGCCGCTCACCCGGGCGGGCCGCTGGCCGGGGAGCTGGCCGCCGGGGCGCGGTCGGCCGCCGCCGCGACGGCGGACTTCGCCGCGTTCCTGCGCACCGAGCTGGCGCCCCGGGCCACCGACGTCGACGGCGTGGGCCGCGACCTGTACGCCGTCACCGCGCGCAGCTTCCTCGGCGCGAGCGTCGACCTGGACGAGCTGTACGCGTACGGCTGGGAGGAGCTGGCCCGCACCGCCGCCGAGCAGCGCGCCGTCGCCGCCGAGCTGGGCCACCCGAACGTGGCGCGGGCGCGGGCCGCGCTGGACGCCGACCCCGCCGGCCGGGTGCCGGTCGGGCCCGACCTGGAGCGGTGGCTGCGGGAGCGCACCGAGCGGCTCACCGACGCCCTGGACGGCCCGCACTTCGACATCCCGGCCGCCACCCGCCGCGTGGTGTGCCGGATCAGCCCCGCCGCCTCCGGCGTCATGTACTACACCCCGCCCGACGCCGGGTTGACGCGCCCGGGCGGGATCTGGTGGTCGACGCCCCCGGGCGAGTCGACGGTGCCGGTGTGGCGGCACGTCGGGACGCTCTGCCACGAGGGGCTGCCCGGGCACCACCTCCAGCACGCGATCACCCTGACCACCGCCGAGCTGCACCCGTGGCAGCGGTCGCTGTGCCAGGTGCACGGGTACGCCGAGGGCTGGGCGCACTACGCCGAGCGCCTCGCCGACGAGCTGGGCCTCTACGCCGGCCCCGCCGAGCGGCTCGGGATGCTCGACGGGCAGATGTGGCGGGCCGCCCGGGTGGTCATCGACCTCGGCCTGCACCTGGACGTGCCGATCCCGGCCGGGACCGGTCTCACCGACGCGCGCCGGTGGACCCCCGAACTGGCCGTGGACTTCCTGATCCGCGTCGCCGGGCTGGACCCGGCGACCGCGCGCTTCGAGGTCGACCGCTACCTCGGCTGGCCGGCGCAGGCGTTGGCCTTCAAGGCCGGGGCGCGGCTCTGGCAGCAGGCCCGCCGGGAGGTCGAACGGCGCGAGGGCGCCGGGTTCGACCGCAAGCGGTTCCACCACCGCGCCCTGCGGCTCGGCCCGATGGGGCTCGACCCGCTGCGCGCCCGCCTCGCCGAACTCTCCTGA
- a CDS encoding LLM class flavin-dependent oxidoreductase — MSTDDGRRLVGIGLQSDKSADEYAALAELAEGHGFDVLSVFGDLMYQPPFFPLLVAARHTRRIRLGSACLNPFTMHPVEIAGQVAALDLASNGRAYLGLARGTWLDQVGVPQARPLRRIAETVDVVRLLLSRDDRGFQGREFTVAPGTALRYAPVRADVPVLVGTWGQQTARTAAAFASEIKVGGSANPAMAKTMRAWLDDAAPEARVGVVLGAVTVVDEDGALARRVARTEVAMYLAVVAALDPNVDIDPELLARIQQHVARQEHDLAGALIGGDLLDLFAFSGTPEHVAAQAAAVFDAGATRVEFGTPHGLTPAGGVDLLGRRVLPLLRQ, encoded by the coding sequence GTGAGCACCGACGACGGACGCCGACTGGTCGGCATCGGACTGCAGTCCGACAAGAGTGCCGACGAGTACGCCGCGCTGGCCGAGCTCGCCGAGGGGCACGGCTTCGACGTGCTGTCGGTCTTCGGTGACCTGATGTACCAGCCGCCGTTCTTCCCGCTGCTGGTGGCCGCGCGGCACACCCGGCGGATCCGCCTCGGGTCGGCCTGCCTGAACCCGTTCACCATGCATCCGGTGGAGATCGCCGGACAGGTCGCGGCCCTGGACCTGGCGTCGAACGGGCGGGCCTACCTCGGGCTGGCCCGGGGCACCTGGCTGGACCAGGTCGGGGTGCCCCAGGCCCGGCCGCTGCGGCGGATCGCCGAGACCGTCGACGTGGTCCGGCTGCTGCTGTCCCGTGACGACCGGGGCTTCCAGGGCCGGGAGTTCACCGTGGCGCCCGGCACGGCGCTGCGCTACGCCCCGGTCCGCGCCGACGTGCCCGTCCTGGTGGGGACGTGGGGTCAGCAGACCGCCCGGACGGCCGCCGCGTTCGCCTCGGAGATCAAGGTCGGCGGGTCGGCCAACCCGGCGATGGCCAAGACCATGCGCGCCTGGCTGGACGACGCCGCGCCCGAGGCCCGGGTCGGCGTGGTGCTCGGCGCCGTGACCGTGGTGGACGAGGACGGCGCCCTGGCCCGGCGGGTGGCCCGTACGGAGGTGGCCATGTACCTCGCCGTGGTCGCCGCCCTCGACCCGAACGTCGACATCGACCCGGAGCTGCTGGCGCGCATCCAGCAGCACGTCGCCCGCCAGGAGCACGACCTCGCCGGCGCGCTGATCGGCGGGGACCTGCTCGACCTGTTCGCCTTCTCCGGCACCCCCGAACACGTCGCGGCGCAGGCCGCGGCGGTGTTCGACGCCGGGGCGACCCGGGTGGAGTTCGGCACCCCGCACGGGTTGACCCCGGCTGGCGGCGTCGACCTGCTCGGCCGCCGGGTGCTGCCGCTGCTGCGGCAATGA
- a CDS encoding nuclear transport factor 2 family protein encodes MTVDDLTAAITDMYRSLGDRAAFDARLHPELTIWESDAPDLLDGLAALDDLRDRRAADRGPAAPPASVAPEQFRVESWDDTGLVRYVLRARYAAGQPDDCFRVTDVLRRDERGWRIVHHHAEALR; translated from the coding sequence ATGACCGTTGACGATCTCACCGCCGCCATCACCGACATGTACCGGTCGTTGGGCGACCGGGCGGCGTTCGACGCCCGGCTGCACCCCGAACTGACGATCTGGGAGTCCGACGCGCCCGACCTGCTGGACGGTCTGGCCGCCCTCGACGACCTGCGGGACCGCCGGGCGGCGGACCGGGGACCGGCCGCGCCGCCGGCCTCGGTCGCCCCCGAGCAGTTCCGGGTCGAGTCGTGGGACGACACCGGCCTGGTCCGCTACGTCCTGCGGGCCCGGTACGCGGCCGGGCAGCCGGACGACTGCTTCCGGGTGACGGACGTGCTGCGCCGCGACGAGCGGGGCTGGCGGATCGTGCACCACCACGCGGAGGCCCTGCGATGA